In Vulpes vulpes isolate BD-2025 unplaced genomic scaffold, VulVul3 u000000698, whole genome shotgun sequence, one DNA window encodes the following:
- the LOC140597367 gene encoding uncharacterized protein encodes MGNLNSLHCDGAGVITTEPESRRNPWYTCPGAWPKMFSILRIRRVQPTDDRPEGAAVITTEPEYSRQPGYICPGARRKLFAIRRNRRVQPTDDRPEGAGVITTEPESRRNPWYTCPGAWPKMFSILRIRRVQPTDDRPEGAAVITTEPEYSRQPGYICPGARRKLFAIRRNRRVQPTDDRPEGAGVITTEPESRRNPWYTCPGAWPKMFSILRIRRVQPTDDRPEGAAVITTEPEYSRQPGYICPGARRKLFAIRRNRRVQPTDDRPEGAGVITTEPESRRNPWYTCPGAWPKMFSILRIRRVQPTDDRPEGNQMEHHVRDHGAQRK; translated from the exons gagctggagtgataacaaccgaacctgaatctcgaagaaacccttggtacacctgccctggagcatggccaaaaatgttttccatcctccgtatcagaagagttcagccaacagacgacaggccggagg gagctgctgtgataacaaccgaacctgaatatagcagacaacctgggtacatctgcccaggagcacggcgaaagctctttgcaatccgcagaaacagaagagttcagccaacagacgacaggccggagg gagctggagtgataacaaccgaacctgaatctcgaagaaacccttggtacacctgccctggagcatggccaaaaatgttttccatcctccgtatcagaagagttcagccaacagacgacaggccggagg gagctgctgtgataacaaccgaacctgaatatagcagacaacctgggtacatctgcccaggagcacggcgaaagctctttgcaatccgcagaaacagaagagttcagccaacagacgacaggccggagg gagctggagtgataacaaccgaacctgaatctcgaagaaacccttggtacacctgccctggagcatggccaaaaatgttttccatcctccgtatcagaagagttcagccaacagacgacaggccggagg gagctgctgtgataacaaccgaacctgaatatagcagacaacctgggtacatctgcccaggagcacggcgaaagctctttgcaatccgcagaaacagaagagttcagccaacagacgacaggccggagg gagctggagtgataacaaccgaacctgaatctcgaagaaacccttggtacacctgccctggagcatggccaaaaatgttttccatcctccgtatcagaagagttcagccaacagacgacaggccggagg GAAACCAGATGGAACATCATGTTAGAGACCATGGtgcccaaaggaagtga